In Acaryochloris marina S15, a single genomic region encodes these proteins:
- a CDS encoding class I SAM-dependent methyltransferase, whose amino-acid sequence MLYDTIGKTYAQTRQSDPRIAAKLLEILEPFQASTIVDIGAGTGSYALYLAEHGYQVLAVEPSTVMRNQAIVHPAVRWIDAKAEHLSLPSHSADVAIIILALHHFPDYSQALQEIHRVTGGGQMVIFTYDPDLISSFWLTEYFPSFIADVQSTFLPIATLTAEMATIKDRAVNIVPFPLPHDLSDSFAAVGWARPELYLKHNIRNGISSFAKLNENELEQGLSNLRKDLETGIWDQKHGYLRQHTFYDVGYRFVFTAQ is encoded by the coding sequence ATGCTTTACGACACGATTGGGAAAACCTACGCCCAAACCAGGCAGAGTGATCCACGCATCGCAGCAAAACTGTTAGAAATTTTGGAGCCGTTTCAGGCTTCTACGATTGTAGATATTGGTGCAGGTACAGGGTCTTATGCACTGTATCTGGCCGAGCATGGATATCAAGTTCTGGCAGTTGAGCCATCTACAGTAATGCGAAATCAGGCGATCGTCCATCCGGCAGTCCGCTGGATAGATGCAAAGGCTGAACATCTGTCATTGCCCTCTCATTCAGCAGATGTAGCTATCATCATCTTGGCATTGCACCACTTCCCAGATTATTCGCAAGCGCTGCAAGAGATTCACAGAGTGACCGGGGGAGGGCAGATGGTTATCTTTACCTACGATCCAGACCTCATTTCTAGTTTTTGGCTAACCGAGTATTTCCCTTCGTTTATTGCCGATGTTCAGTCTACTTTTTTACCCATTGCAACGTTAACGGCTGAGATGGCAACCATTAAGGATAGGGCTGTGAATATCGTTCCTTTCCCTTTACCCCATGATTTATCAGACTCATTTGCTGCGGTCGGTTGGGCACGCCCCGAGCTGTATCTGAAGCACAATATTCGCAACGGAATTTCATCATTTGCCAAGCTCAATGAGAATGAATTAGAGCAGGGGTTATCCAACCTACGCAAAGATTTAGAGACCGGAATATGGGATCAAAAGCATGGATATCTCCGCCAACACACCTTTTATGATGTTGGCTACAGATTCGTATTTACCGCTCAATAA